A single region of the Halobellus ruber genome encodes:
- a CDS encoding methylenetetrahydrofolate reductase, with translation MSLGAQRESGTDAVDGAEYLLNNARFELMPFDSFDEEISHLPEGSSIAITTSPKLGIERTVERSEEAAAQGYNVVPHIAARYVEGPEQLEEIARRLTEAGVTDIFVPGGDKEEPVGEFESAYDLLVALEDLEYEFDEVGITGYPEGHEFISEETLAEEMEKKAPYATYIVTQLCYDPDTILEWVEDLRARGVELPIEIGIPGVMKYEKLLNISRKVGVGDSVKFLRKTTGLVGFVKQFIGSRGRYKPDDLIDGLGPYVGDDEYNIRGVHIYTFNQTPDLEEWRRGRLEG, from the coding sequence ATGTCACTTGGAGCGCAGCGCGAGTCCGGAACTGACGCCGTTGATGGCGCCGAGTACCTGTTGAACAACGCTCGGTTCGAGCTGATGCCGTTCGACAGCTTCGACGAGGAGATCTCCCACCTTCCCGAGGGGTCGAGCATCGCGATCACGACCTCGCCGAAGCTCGGGATCGAACGGACCGTCGAACGCTCCGAGGAAGCCGCCGCCCAGGGGTACAACGTCGTGCCTCACATCGCGGCGCGGTACGTCGAGGGCCCCGAGCAGCTCGAGGAGATCGCGCGCCGGCTCACCGAGGCGGGCGTCACCGACATCTTCGTGCCCGGCGGCGACAAGGAAGAGCCCGTCGGCGAGTTCGAGTCCGCCTACGACCTGCTCGTCGCCCTTGAGGACCTCGAATACGAGTTCGACGAGGTCGGGATCACCGGCTACCCCGAGGGTCACGAGTTCATCTCCGAGGAGACGCTCGCCGAGGAGATGGAGAAGAAGGCGCCGTACGCGACGTACATCGTGACCCAGCTGTGTTACGATCCCGACACGATCCTGGAGTGGGTCGAGGACCTCCGGGCTCGCGGCGTCGAACTCCCGATCGAGATCGGGATCCCCGGCGTGATGAAATACGAGAAGCTCCTGAACATCTCCCGGAAGGTCGGCGTCGGTGACTCCGTGAAGTTCCTGCGGAAGACCACCGGACTCGTGGGCTTCGTCAAACAGTTCATCGGATCGCGGGGCCGGTACAAGCCCGACGACCTCATCGACGGGCTGGGCCCGTACGTCGGCGACGACGAGTACAACATCCGCGGCGTCCACATCTACACCTTCAACCAGACGCCCGACCTCGAGGAGTGGCGTCGCGGCCGGCTCGAGGGCTGA